Proteins co-encoded in one Pieris napi chromosome 10, ilPieNapi1.2, whole genome shotgun sequence genomic window:
- the LOC125053374 gene encoding U5 small nuclear ribonucleoprotein 40 kDa protein-like yields the protein MDPQRKKEAGPVAPSSVKAARKSFAVTNTYVKNVTPQKEIITVHTSSPQIEHRSFHSEQNQIYQGDVNVLSIIDTNKDIVCCKYTEDTKDIATGFIDGTVRLFDCNTGNCTHTLVDDECRAYPGPVTAIKHRPVSKAHPITNMLLSSYVNGCIKCWKYKYDQCIYTIREKRQTLGLCYHPRFSKFVTYGDDAKLNMYDEEAQTQERTFYSSQRKNIIDGHTSRIFACAFNPKSHHELISGGWDDTVICWDDRQPFATKHFLGVHMCGEGLDFDKPGKQILTCSWQERDTIQIWDYGSCKLIETIVPDTHQSKLYCGKLVPQTNLAVCGGSDSNTLRVVDINMKITECSIRNNPGAIYAFDFGTVRRKMSKVPDTYKKISEIQNIPRVAFVTGKRLQIVDFG from the exons ATGGACCCACAACGAAAGAAAGAGGCTGGGCCAGTAGCACCAAGCAGTGTTAAAGCAGCACGAAAGAGTTTTGCTGTTACAAATActtatgtaaaaaatgttacacctCAGAAGGAAATTATCACAGTTCATACTAGTTCACCGCAAATTGAACATAGATCATTTCACAGTGAACAAAACCAAATATACCAAGGTGATGTGAATGTACTTTCTATAAT CGATACAAATAAGGATATTGTGTGCTGCAAATATACTGAAGACACAAAAGATATCGCAACTGGTTTTATTGACGGAACGGTCAGGTTATTTGATTGCAATACTGGAAACTGCACACACACACTTGTAGACGATGAATGTCGTGCATATCCTGGCCCAGTCACGGCGATCAAACATAGACCCGTTAGTAAGGCGCATCCTATCACGAACATGCTATTGTCATCtt atGTTAACGGTTGCATAAAATGTTGGAAGTATAAATACGATCAATGTATTTATACCATACGAGAGAAGCGCCAGACTTTAGGTTTATGTTACCATCCACGATTTAGTAAGTTTGTTACGTATGGAGATGATGCAAAACTTAATATGTACGATGAAGAAGCACAAACGCAGGAAAGAACATTCTATTCAAG tcaacgaaaaaatataattgatgggCATACGTCTAGAATTTTCGCATGTGCATTTAATCCTAAGTCGCACCACGAGCTCATATCAGGCGGCTGGGATGACACGGTGATTTGCTGGGACGATCGTCAACCCTTCGCGACCAAACATTTCCTCGGAGTTCACATGTGTGGTGAAGGTCTGGACTTCGATAAACCTGGGAAGCAG ATTCTTACCTGCTCGTGGCAAGAAAGAGACACAATTCAAATTTGGGATTACGGCTCTTGTAAACTAATAGAAACTATCGTTCCCGACACCCACCAATCGAAGCTGTATTGTGGAAAGTTGGTTCCTCAAACCAACTTGGCTGTATGTGGTGGTTCCGATTCGAACACGTTGCGAGTTGTTGACATTAATATGAAGATT ACGGAATGCTCAATTAGAAACAATCCAGGTGCAATATATGCCTTTGATTTCGGAACAGTAAGAAGGAAAATGAGTAAAGTTCCCGAtacatataagaaaataagCGAAATTCAAAACATACCTAGGGTAGCATTCGTCACTGGCAAAAGATTACAGATTGTAGATTTTGGATAA